A single genomic interval of Calypte anna isolate BGI_N300 chromosome 3, bCalAnn1_v1.p, whole genome shotgun sequence harbors:
- the AHCTF1 gene encoding protein ELYS → MRELKAQVTSGLLQFPEVTVQALGEDEVTLDSVLCGKFSGGRNGLAWLACGPQLEVVSSVTGERLSAYRFSGVNEQHPTIRVVKEFSWQKRNGLLIGLEETEGSVLCLYDLGISRVVKAVVLPGRVTAIEPITSHGGASMSTRHLHQSLRWLFGVAAVATDVGHLLLVDLCLDDLSCCQNEAESSDLEVLTRIPAEVPQRRETASREGRHLCFQLQNPSGTAISTLCYISRSNQLVVGFSDGYLSLWNMKTLKREHHSQLEGGRIPVYAVTFQEPENDPRNCCYLWAVQSTQESEGDVVSLHLLQLAFGDRKRLVSGQVLYEGLEYCDERYSLDLTSGVFSLRGQTTNTKLLSCQTVEKFRNHLDREDSINEVVSPDTSVSIFSWQVHTYGQGKPSTYLGVFDINRWYHAQMPDSLRPEELLHDCSYFALWSLDTVISVTSPNLILDILVHERSLSRGVPPTYPPPEQFFNPSTYNFAGTCLLNSGVVHMTFTGFQKETLNFLKKSGPSIPEAIHDSYNRCLLAGLLSPRQVDVPPSSLSQEEQLEAILSAAVRTSSLELLTGFIKHWTSEEQPSSAANLRFVLEWTWNKVITTKDEFDQICVPLFDGSCNFIDPQTLQSLQNCQLLLSNLGTVLNCFLTEAHELTERGFADLKNKQMITGLISLYAQVVLWFCRSGLLPEGLDDNMHLSRPFYNYPLIQSYYTSHRQKLECLSRGKWDSDCLMIDGMISQLGDQVEKLWQREEGGTGKYPPASLHALLDLYLLEGVEESYKHAITIYLLLDIMHSIPNKTETSIDSFPTAFAIPWGLVKLIQGFWLLDHNDYENSLALLFHPATIKTVSWQHMRIIQSLMCQGEHRRALRYLQMMKPSIASSSEVRLFLTVLLSNRCMVEAWGLVQQHTTKLNVEELLKHMYEICQEMGLMQDLLKLPFTATEQESLERFLQTNSGVQNNEFLLVHHLQHSNYIPAIQLNQSMKADLTNDCDPRLRERADARNSILDHYGKILPRIQRKLAVERAKPYRLPSSVLREVTRPKPLSTVTKQANAGNVRTRATFISNVLSKIGEVWVGNEQKTSFSQYDSPRATELQVRRHPLPDAELRDAFVGTPLKNFSRKCSRLLDLVVRPVPSCSAAQGADWQSPYRASTSFMASSPLRSHMHGSVSQKNFSGASELHLLETPLVVKRAKVLATSSGFPGFTPQSILRSSLRTTPLATPSASPGRSVTPPLRAKEPRISFREESSHAKWTAGVRGDIKVLAGASSEHHHGVAENAWFESGDKTTLLTLSNPEDDHAEMEESAENVPGDGLDNVDFSQENSNFSVRSDQTTLEYHDARSPGDFEDDVIFVAAKIAKSSTEETADLQESEKEEDHEMAEDKPFQLKQPVSSEPGGQAGFVEEPNADFLAFPGDGKLVFKTAEPAPFGTASEGETNHEESKTSYSSKEKAIPVSANPQLSESLEADSESVINLLDNEDVVSTHSENHLEEKCVDLPEEHNLEVAEVEEKVAFPQEEITVSNSVPKTEESNVIEDIVKAQTSEAPCGSSPYSELHPSGDFQYSYDTIEQKFASDLPDNKDGECDAAEGDGELFIPQSNFTLVLEGEEGEVEMEDPAGIDASKPTGTTTEEKPVNNLGNTENQEHVTNSVCTVTNDQESQNTAESLPYVPEPIKVAIAENLLDVIKDTRSKEFTSEVVEQSIHETIGKKVTRYQKAKASLMTVPEGVEDETSRHEIDLVLTPRTRTRRQLSRSIPLADDEHLLKKDKPVLFGLSPRRSTRRTKEASETSRLQTDENAQGEKIPVMPVTPRRGRKPKSTNLEKIESSHSDGQTLSISVQSVAVTPRRGLRRIREAASELLEEAKEDASFAEGSIIASVTSRRTRGGKGSAGDQETGQTDTDHKIKPAVSPSRSTRKAKTLNLQLTENVVKDQEVLPGDHVLLSVPTKRGRRRKISSSEVSENSDLDLSKSSLPQTEFKTPVTPRRSARKRAQNPLASTESLSTQEDTHAGGKVEILDTPRRTRRAAHAKPEELDTHEPAPAQLNEEPKEPSTPRTAVRTGTGRRGRKKRLVLEDGTGQEAFPEAPVGSPLLLEDTNSSGHGKTPRTERVTRTRARQAAMHQKLTAEQNEAFIISSPLTKLNIEEHETFVFSPPLIKLSKLEDGKEDIPVQLQDIETDLTSQFVFSPPLLRSRTKDVPSISQIVKESELPAKEEDAKSIESVGKQKLKRGRSAKSKMKKASKTTRKEGSWSPPPVEIKFISPFGSPVDGTKNKQKETMEVVEKTLRKNKKRLSNFPKPVVRRKIL, encoded by the exons ATGCGAGAGCTAAAGGCTCAAGTAACAAGCGGTCTGCTGCAGTTTCCAGAGGTGACTGTTCAGGCACTTGGGGAAGATGAAGTAACACTGGATTCTGTGCTGTGTGGAAAGTTCTCTGGAG GGAGAAATGGGCTGGCGTGGTTGGCGTGTGGTCCTCAGCTTGAGGTGGTGAGCTCTGTGACAGGAGAGCGGCTCTCTGCGTACCGCTTCAGTGGGGTAAACGAGCAGCATCCCACCATTCGTGTGGTGAAGGAGTTTTCCTGGCAGAAGAGAAATGGATTGCTGATTGGGCTGGAAGAAACAGAGGGAAGTGTTCTCTGTCTATATGACCTTGGAATATCAAGAGTCGTTAAAGCAGTTGTTCTTCCAGGAAGG GTAACTGCCATAGAACCCATAACCAGTCATGGAGGAGCCAGTATGAGCACTCGGCACCTACATCAAAGTCTGCGATGGCTCTTTGGAGTGGCAGCAGTAGCTACAGATGTTGGTCATCTCCTTCTGGTTGACCTTTGTTTGGATGATTTATCTTGCTGTCAGAATGAAGCAGAGTCATCAG ATCTGGAAGTTCTCACTAGAATTCCTGCTGAAGTTCCTCAAAGAAGAGAAACTGCATCCAGAGAAGGGAGACATCTGTGTTTTCAATTACAAAATCCTTCAGGAACAGCAATATCAACCCTGTGCTACATAAGCAGAAGCAACCAGCTCGTTGTGGGTTTTTCAGATGGCTACCTGTCACTATGGAATATGAAAACTTTGAAGAGGGA GCACCACTCTCAGCTAGAAGGAGGAAGGATTCCAGTCTATGCTGTGACTTTTCAAGAGCCTGAGAATGATCCTCGCAATTGTTGCTACCTGTGGGCTGTTCAGTCTACGCAAGAAAG TGAAGGTGATGTTGTGAGTTTACATCTGTTGCAGTTAGCCTTTGGTGACAGAAAACGCTTGGTATCAGGACAAGTCCTGTATGAG gGTTTGGAGTACTGTGACGAAAGGTACAGTTTAGATCTCACGAGTGGAGTCTTTTCCTTGAGAGGGCAAACCACCAATACCAAATTACTCAGCTGTCAGACTGTAGAGAAATTTCGCAACCATCTTGACAGAGAAGATAGCATTAATGAAG TAGTATCTCCTGACACCAGTGTATCAATCTTCAGCTGGCAAGTGCATACATATGGTCAGGGAAAACCATCTACTTATCTGGGTGTATTTGACATTAATCGCTGGTATCATGCTCAAATGCCAGATTCACTAAG gCCAGAAGAACTCCTCCATGATTGCTCCTATTTCGCATTATGGTCACTGGATACTGTAATAAGTGTGACTTCTCCAAACCTCATTTTGGACATTTTGGTACATGAGCGGAGTCTGAGTCGGGGAGTTCCTCCTACTTATCCACCACCTGAGCAGTTTTTTAATCCAAGTACCTATAATTTTG CTGGTACGTGCTTGCTGAACTCTGGAGTTGTTCATATGACTTTCACCGGCTTTCAGAAAGAG ACCTTGAATTTCTTGAAGAAATCTGGTCCTTCAATACCTGAAGCCATTCATGATAGCTACAATAGGTGTCTGTTAGCTGGCTTATTGTCTCCAAGGCAAGTTGATGTCCCACCATCCAGTCTGAGTCAG GAGGAGCAGTTAGAAGCAATATTGTCAGCTGCTGTCCGGACAAGTTCTTTAGAACTTCTGACTGGATTCATTAAACATTGGACATCTGAAG agcaGCCAAGTTCTGCTGCTAATTTACGGTTTGTTCTTGAGTGGACGTGGAACAAAGTGATCACTACTAAAGATGAGTTTGACCAGATAT GTGTTCCACTGTTTGATGGCTCTTGCAACTTCATTGACCCACAGACACTACAGTCTCTGCAGAACTGCCAGTTGCTTTTGAGCAACCTTGGCACAGTCTTAAACTGTTTTCTAACAGAAGCACACGAGCTTACTGAAAGAG GTTTTGCAGACTTGAAAAACAAGCAGATGATAACTGGCCTCATTTCTTTGTATGCACAAGTGGTCCTCTGGTTCTGTCGCTCTGGTCTCCTTCCAGAGGGTTTAG ATGACAATATGCATTTGTCTAGACCTTTCTACAACTATCCTCTGATTCAGAGCTACTATACCAGTCATCGACAGAAGCTTGAATGTTTATCAAG aggaaaatggGATTCTGACTGCTTGATGATTGATGGAATGATTTCCCAGTTAGGAGACCAAGTCGAAAAGTTGtggcagagagaggaagggggaaCTGGGAAATATCCACCTGCTAGTTTACAT gCACTGCTGGATCTCTACTTGCTAGAAGGAGTCGAAGAAAGCTACAAACATGCAATT ACAATTTACTTGCTGCTAGATATCATGCATTCCattccaaacaaaacagaaacttcAATCGACTCCTTCCCAACAGCCTTTGCTATCCCTTGGGGTCTTGTTAAGCTTATCCAAGGTTTTTGGCTTCTAGATCACAATGATTATGAA AATTCCCTGGCCCTGCTCTTTCATCCAGCTACAATCAAAACTGTGTCATGGCAACACATGAGAATTATTCAGTCTCTCATGTGCCAAGGAGAGCACAGACGAGCCCTCAGATACCTGCAGATGATGAAGCCATCGATAGCGAGCAGCAGCGAAGTGCGGCTTTTCCTCACCGTGTTGTTGTCCAACAG GTGCATGGTGGAGGCTTGGGGTCTGGTACAACAACATACCACTAAGTTAAATGTAGAAGAGCTGTTAAAACACATGTATGAAATCTGTCAGGAGATGGGACTAATGCAAGACTTACTGAAGCTACCTTTCACTGCCACTGAACAA GAGAGTTTGGAGAGGTTTTTGCAGACCAACTCTGGGGTTCAGAATAATGAATTTCTTTTGGTCCACCATCTTCAGCATTCCAACTATATCCCAGCAATACAGTTGAATCAGTCAATGAAAGCTGATCTTACA AATGATTGTGATCCTCGCTTGAGAGAGAGAGCAGATGCCAGAAATTCTATATTAGACCACTATGGCAAGATCCTGCCTAGAATTCAAAGGAAGCTGGCTGTTGAGAGAGCCAAGCCTTATCGTTTGCCTTCATCAGTCTTAAGAGAAG TCACAAGACCAAAGCCATTATCAACAGTAACAAAGCAAGCTAATGCAGGAAATGTGCGTACCAGAGCAACTTTCATCAGTAATGTGTTGTCCAAAATTGGAGAAGTGTGGGTAGGAAATGAGCAGAAAACCAGTTTCTCACAATATGATAG CCCTAGAGCTACAGAGCTACAAGTCAGAAGGCATCCTCTCCCTGATGCAGAGTTGCGTGATGCATTTGTTGGGACACCACTCAAAAACTTTTCACGAAAATGTTCCAG ATTGCTGGATTTGGTGGTTCGTCCTGTTCCTTCCTGTTCTGCAGCACAGGGTGCTGACTGGCAGTCTCCGTACAGAGCTTCTACTTCATTCATGGCATCCAGCCCACTGAGATCACATATGCATGGTTCCGTCTCACAAAAGAACTTTTCAGGAGCATCAGAGCTGCATTTACTAGAAACTCCTCTTGTGGTTAAG agAGCTAAAGTTTTGGCCACATCTTCTGGTTTTCCTGGGTTTACTCCTCAGTCTATTCTCAGATCCAGTCTTCGCACCACACCCCTAGCAACTCCTTCTGCATCTCCAGGACGATCAGTTACTCCTCCTCTACGAGCAAAGGAACCTAGAATATCTTTCAGGGAAGAGAGCTCACATGCAAAATGGACTGCTGGG gtaAGAGGAGATATTAAAGTATTGGCTGGAGCTTCATCTGAGCATCACCATGGAGTGGCGGAGAATGCTTGGTTTGAAAGTGGAGATAAAACAACTCTGCTTACTCTGAGCAATCCTGAGGATGATCATGCTGAAATGGAAGAGTCTGCAGAAAATGTACCTGGAGATGGTTTGGACAATGTGGATTTCAGCCAAGAAAACAGTAACTTCTCTGTCAGGTCAGACCAAACTACTTTGGAGTACCATGACGCAAGATCACCTGGCGATTTTGAAGATGATGTCATCTTTGTAGCTGCTAAAATAGCTAAATCTTCAACTGAAGAAACTGCTGATTTACAAGAatcagaaaaggaggaagaccATGAAATGGCTGAAGATAAGCCTTTCCAGTTGAAACAACCAGTTTCCTCAGAACCAGGAGGACAAGCTG GATTTGTGGAAGAACCAAATGCAGattttcttgcctttcctgGGGATGGTAAATTGGTGTTTAAAACTGCTGAACCTGCTCCTTTTGGGACTGCAAGTGAAGG TGAAACAAACCACGAGGAGTCCAAAACATCCTATTCATCCAAAGAAAAAGCCATACCAGTCTCAGCAAATCCACAGCTTTCTGAATCCCTGGAAGCAGACAGTGAAT CTGTGATAAATCTTCTTGACAATGAAGATGTGGTTAGTACTCATTCAGAAAACCACCTTGAAGAGAAGTGTGTGGATTTACCTGAAGAACATAACCTAGAAGTAGCTGAAGTTGAAGAAAAGGTTGCTTTTCCACAGGAAGAAATAACTGTTTCTAACAGTGTTCCTAAAACTGAAGAAAGTAAT GTAATTGAAGATATTGTGAAGGCACAAACCTCAGAAGCACCGTGTGGATCCTCACCATATAGTGAACTACATCCATCAGGCGATTTTCAGTACAGCTATGATACTATAGAGCAAAAGTTTGCATCTGATTTGCCTGATAATAAGGATGGTGAATGTGAtgcagctgagggagatggagagCTTTTTATTCCTCAGAGTAATTTTACTCTAGTcttggaaggagaagaaggtgaAGTGGAGATGGAAGACCCTGCAGGAATAGATGCTTCTAAACCAACTGGCACAACAACAGAGGAAAAGCCTGTGAATAATTTAGGAAATACTGAAAACCAAGAACATGTTACAAACTCAGTGTGCACTGTAACTAATGATCAAGAATCTCAAAATACTGCAGAATCACTCCCATATGTGCCTGAACCTATCAAGGTAGCTATTGCAGAGAACTTACTGGATGTAATCAAAGACACAAGAAGTAAAGAATTTACATCTGAAGTTGTAGAACAATCTATTCATGAAACCATAGGTAAAAAGGTAACCAGATACCAGAAGGCAAAAGCTTCCTTAATGACTGTACCAGAAGGAGTGGAAGATGAAACCAGTAGACATGAAATAGACCTTGTGCTCACTCCTAGAACACGCACAAGGAGACAGTTGAGTAGGAGTATTCCATTGGCAGATGATGAGCATCTACTGAAGAAAGACAAGCCAGTTCTGTTTGGACTGTCTCCTAGGAGAAGTACCAGGAGAACAAAAGAGGCATCTGAGACTTCTAGACTTCAAACAGATGAAAATGCTCAAGGTGAGAAAATACCTGTGATGCCTGTTACTCCAAGAAGGGGTAGAAAGCCTAAATCAactaatttagaaaaaatagaaagcagcCATTCTGATGGACAAACGCTGTCCATCAGTGTGCAGTCTGTAGCTGTTACTCCAAGAAGAGGATTGAGAAGAATAAGGGAAGCTGCATCTGAACTCTTGGAAGAGGCTAAAGAGGATGCTTCTTTTGCTGAAGGTAGCATTATTGCTTCTGTTACTTCCAGAAGGACTAGAGGAGGAAAAGGTTCAGCAGGAGATCAAGAAACTGGCCAAACTGACACTGATCATAAGATAAAACCAGCAGTTAGTCCCAGCAGAAgtacaagaaaagcaaaaactctTAATTTACAATTGACTGAAAATGTTGTCAAGGATCAAGAGGTGCTGCCTGGTGACCATGTCCTTTTATCTGTGCCAACtaaaagaggcagaagaagaaagatcAGTTCATCTGAAGTCTCAGAAAATTCTGACCTTGATCTGTCTAAATCATCACTTCCTCAAACAGAATTTAAAACTCCTGTCACTCCTAGAAGAAGTGCTAGGAAGAGGGCACAGAATCCCTTGGCCAGCACAGAATCCCTCAGTACTCAGGAAGACACACATGCAGGTGGGAAAGTGGAAATCCTTGATACTCCTAGAAGAACGAGAAGAGCTGCACATGCTAAACCAGAAGAACTGGATACTCATGAGCCAGCACCTGCACAGCTAAATGAAGAACCAAAAGAACCAAGTACACCCAGGACTGCAGtgaggacagggacagggcGTCGGGGCAGGAAGAAACGCTTGGTGCTGGAAGATGGCACAGGACAGGAGGCCTTCCCTGAAGCACCTGTTGGGAGTCCTTTGCTGCTTGAAGACACAAACTCATCAGGCCACGGGAAAACCCCGAGAACAGAGCGAGTTACAAGAACCAGAGCCCGCCAAGCTGCCATGCATCAGAAACTGACTGCTGAGCAAAATGAGGCTTTCATCATCTCTTCTCCTCTCACAAAGCTGAATATTGAGGAACACGAGACCTTCgttttctctcctcccctcatAAAGCTGTCGAAATTGGAAG